From Vitis vinifera cultivar Pinot Noir 40024 chromosome 5, ASM3070453v1, the proteins below share one genomic window:
- the LOC100242569 gene encoding WAT1-related protein At5g07050 yields the protein MAKEGSKLSSIYRRFKPHLLMALAQFGYTFLYFITEASFNHGMNPHVYITYRHIVGGLVTFPFAYFLERKVRPKLTLALFVELFILSLLGVGLSLNMYFASLRYTSPTFIASVVNTIASLTFIIAVVLRMEVLDFRNPRGIAKVLGTLVSLAGVMTMTLYKGPIMKSLWDPLIHIQGNTTIHENWLKGSILTVASCVTWSIWYIMQAITLKRYPAQLSLTTWMSFIGAAQSAVFTVCVEHSRAAWTIGFNIDLWSTVYAGVVCSGLIIFVQLWCTEEKGPVFVTMFNPLSTVLVAVLAYFVLGEKLYMGSILGGAIVIVGLYLLLWGKEGDQEAQVKSQEESYSARDLQGGHKTQIITSAEELQRAEP from the exons ATGGCAAAGGAGGGAAGTAAACTTAGCAGCATTTACAGGAGGTTCAAGCCCCACCTCCTCATGGCTTTGGCTCAGTTTGGCTacacttttttatatttcataacAGAAGCTTCCTTCAATCATGGGATGAACCCTCATGTCTACATAACCTATCGACATATTGTGGGTGGTTTGGTGACGTTTCCTTTTGCCTATTTTCTCGAAAG AAAAGTGAGGCCAAAGTTGACATTAGCTCTGTTTGTGGAGCTTTTTATTCTCTCCCTCCTGGG GGTGGGTTTGAGTCTCAACATGTATTTTGCAAGCTTGAGATACACTTCTCCAACCTTCATTGCATCTGTGGTCAACACCATAGCTTCTCTGACTTTTATAATTGCTGTTGTGCTCAG GATGGAAGTTCTGGATTTTCGAAATCCCCGTGGGATAGCAAAAGTTCTTGGAACCTTGGTCTCCTTGGCTGGTGTCATGACTATGACATTGTACAAGGGACCTATCATGAAAAGCCTTTGGGATCCTCTTATCCATATTCAGGGAAACACAACTATCCATGAGAACTGGTTGAAAGGTTCGATCCTGACTGTAGCAAGCTGCGTAACATGGTCCATCTGGTATATTATGCAG GCAATTACACTGAAAAGATATCCTGCACAACTGTCTCTGACTACATGGATGAGCTTTATTGGGGCAGCACAATCAGCTGTTTTCACAGTGTGTGTGGAACACAGTAGAGCGGCTTGGACCATTGGCTTCAACATTGATCTGTGGTCCACCGTATATGCT GGTGTAGTATGCTCCGGTTTAATAATCTTCGTTCAACTATGGTGCACAGAAGAAAAAGGACCTGTTTTTGTAACCATGTTTAATCCCCTTTCAACAGTATTAGTAGCAGTTTTAGCATATTTCGTCCTTGGAGAAAAACTTTACATGGGAAG CATACTAGGGGGAGCAATTGTCATAGTTGGATTATACTTGCTGTTGTGGGGTAAAGAAGGTGACCAAGAAGCTCAGGTCAAGTCACAAGAGGAATCTTATTCGGCCCGTGATTTGCAAGGGGGCCACAAGACACAAATAATTACCTCAGCTGAGGAGTTACAAAGAGCAGAACCTTAg
- the LOC100264856 gene encoding transcription factor bHLH104 isoform X1 — MDSFDDDTWDFLNHKLIDDVTSNDLSWINDGYLAGVDIDLSRICAASQENEGRQKRGRNDSSTRPGTKACREKLRRERLNDRFLDLSSILEPGKSAKTDKLAILGDAIRVLNQLRNEAKDLEDANEKLQEEIRSLKAEKNELREEKLLLKADKERIEQQMKAISAPAAGFWPTYPAATHHTGANKSAVFPSYGLFPMWQYIPSSALDTSHDHELRPPAA; from the exons ATGGATTCCTTCGACGATGATACTTGGGATTTTCTTAATCATAAATTGATAGACGACGTCACATCCAACGATCTCTCTTGGATAAACGACGGGTACCT TGCTGGTGTCGATATTGATCTTTCGCGTATTTGTGCTGCGTCGCAAGAAAATGAAGGCAGACAGAAGAG GGGACGCAATGATTCATCCACCAGGCCTGGAACCAAAGCTTGCCGTGAGAAATTGCGAAGGGAAAGATTGAATGACAG GTTTCTAGACTTGAGTTCCATTTTAGAACCTGGTAAATCTGCCAAAACTGACAAATTGGCCATACTTGGGGATGCCATCCGAGTACTGAACCAGCTGAGAAATGAAGCTAAGGATCTTGAAGATGCAAATGAAAAGCTACAAGAAGAGATAAGAAGTTTAAAG GCAGAGAAGAATGAACTTCGTGAAGAGAAACTCTTGCTAAAGGCGGATAAAGAAAGGATAGAGCAGCAGATGAAAGCAATTTCTGCTCCAGCTGCAGGGTTTTGGCCTACCTACCCTGCAGCAACACATCATACTGGGGCAAATAAGTCGGCTGTTTTCCCGAGCTATGGCTTGTTTCCAATGTGGCAATATATACCTTCATCTGCTCTTGATACTTCCCATGATCATGAGCTGAGGCCACCTGCAgcatag
- the LOC100264856 gene encoding transcription factor bHLH104 isoform X2, translated as MDSFDDDTWDFLNHKLIDDVTSNDLSWINDGAGVDIDLSRICAASQENEGRQKRGRNDSSTRPGTKACREKLRRERLNDRFLDLSSILEPGKSAKTDKLAILGDAIRVLNQLRNEAKDLEDANEKLQEEIRSLKAEKNELREEKLLLKADKERIEQQMKAISAPAAGFWPTYPAATHHTGANKSAVFPSYGLFPMWQYIPSSALDTSHDHELRPPAA; from the exons ATGGATTCCTTCGACGATGATACTTGGGATTTTCTTAATCATAAATTGATAGACGACGTCACATCCAACGATCTCTCTTGGATAAACGACGG TGCTGGTGTCGATATTGATCTTTCGCGTATTTGTGCTGCGTCGCAAGAAAATGAAGGCAGACAGAAGAG GGGACGCAATGATTCATCCACCAGGCCTGGAACCAAAGCTTGCCGTGAGAAATTGCGAAGGGAAAGATTGAATGACAG GTTTCTAGACTTGAGTTCCATTTTAGAACCTGGTAAATCTGCCAAAACTGACAAATTGGCCATACTTGGGGATGCCATCCGAGTACTGAACCAGCTGAGAAATGAAGCTAAGGATCTTGAAGATGCAAATGAAAAGCTACAAGAAGAGATAAGAAGTTTAAAG GCAGAGAAGAATGAACTTCGTGAAGAGAAACTCTTGCTAAAGGCGGATAAAGAAAGGATAGAGCAGCAGATGAAAGCAATTTCTGCTCCAGCTGCAGGGTTTTGGCCTACCTACCCTGCAGCAACACATCATACTGGGGCAAATAAGTCGGCTGTTTTCCCGAGCTATGGCTTGTTTCCAATGTGGCAATATATACCTTCATCTGCTCTTGATACTTCCCATGATCATGAGCTGAGGCCACCTGCAgcatag
- the LOC100256297 gene encoding electron transfer flavoprotein subunit beta, mitochondrial, producing MKIMVAIKRVVDYAVKIRVKSDKSGVETSNVKMSMNPFCEIGLEEALRIKESGLASEVIAVSVGPSQCVDTLRTGLAMGADRAIHVEASATLYPLSVAKLLKALVDVEKPGLLILGKQAIDDDCNQTGQMVAGLLNWPQGTFASKVVLDKEKEVATVEREVDGGLETLCLDLPAVITTDLRLNQPRYATLPNIMKAKSKVIKKFTPQELNVDIKSDLEVVQVTEPPKRKAGVIVSSVDELIDQLKNEAHVI from the exons ATGAAGATAATGGTGGCGATAAAGCGTGTTGTGGACTACGCTGTCAAGATCAGAGTCAAATCCGACAAG AGCGGCGTGGAGACCAGCAACGTCAAGATGTCGATGAACCCCTTTTGTGAGATAGGTTTGGAAGAGGCTCTGAGGATCAAGGAATCGGGTCTGGCGTCGGAGGTTATCGCTGTCAGTGTGGGTCCCAGCCAGTGCGTCGACACGCTCAGAACGGGTCTCGCCATGGGCGCCGATAGGGCCATCCACGTCGAAGCTTCCGCCACTCTGTACCCACTTTCAGTTGCTAAGCTTCTCAAAGCTCTCGTCGATGTGGAGAAGCCTGGCCTCCTTATTCTGGGCAAACAG GCCATTGATGACGATTGCAATCAAACAGGGCAAATGGTTGCCGGGTTGCTCAACTGGCCTCAGGGGACCTTTGCTTCCAAG GTTGTGCTGGACAAGGAGAAAGAGGTGGCAACAGTGGAGAGAGAGGTGGATGGTGGTCTTGAAACTTTATGTTTGGACTTACCAGCAGTAATCAC CACTGATTTGAGACTGAACCAGCCTCGGTATGCAACACTCCCCAACATTATGAAAGCAAAATCGAAGGTAATAAAGAAGTTCACTCCACAGGAATTGAATGTAGATATCAAATCCGATTTGGAGGTTGTTCAGGTCACTGAGCCTCCCAAGAGAAAAGCAGGAGTTATTGTTTCTTCCGTGGATGAGCTGATCGACCAGCTTAAGAATGAAGCTCATGTCATTTGA